The Nitrospiraceae bacterium genome has a window encoding:
- the folE gene encoding GTP cyclohydrolase I FolE — translation MAKQSRGGRRKSVEDVNGSGRPPDIDVLQSLVTEMLLALGEKPGRNGLLKTPERVAKALAFMTQGYHRDIDHLLNGALFPIEYDEMVIVKDIDFFSMCEHHLLPFFGKVHVGYLPNKKVVGLSKIPRIVDVFARRLQVQERLTVQIAETLKSKLNAHGVGVVVEARHLCMMMRGVEKQNTVAVSSSMLGAFRSQQQTRLEFLKLIRRGSVGDSD, via the coding sequence ATGGCTAAGCAGTCGAGGGGCGGGCGGCGGAAGTCGGTCGAGGATGTCAACGGCAGTGGGCGCCCGCCGGATATCGACGTGCTCCAGTCCCTCGTGACGGAAATGCTGCTGGCTCTCGGTGAAAAGCCTGGGCGGAACGGGCTACTCAAGACCCCGGAACGCGTTGCCAAGGCGCTGGCCTTCATGACGCAGGGCTATCACCGAGACATCGATCATCTCCTAAACGGTGCGCTGTTTCCCATCGAGTATGACGAGATGGTTATCGTGAAGGATATCGATTTCTTCAGCATGTGCGAACATCACCTGTTGCCGTTCTTCGGGAAGGTCCACGTTGGCTATTTGCCCAATAAGAAGGTCGTCGGGCTCAGCAAGATTCCGCGCATCGTCGATGTGTTTGCCAGACGACTCCAAGTGCAGGAGCGGCTGACCGTTCAAATCGCTGAAACGCTCAAGTCGAAACTCAACGCGCACGGGGTGGGTGTCGTGGTCGAAGCCAGGCACCTATGTATGATGATGCGAGGCGTGGAGAAGCAAAATACGGTGGCCGTCAGCAGTTCGATGCTCGGTGCCTTTCGCAGCCAGCAACAGACCCGCTTGGAATTCTTGAAGCTGATCCGTCGAGGCAGCGTCGGCGACTCCGACTAA
- a CDS encoding 6-carboxytetrahydropterin synthase: protein MTAQASITRRYRFCAAHRLHTEQLTAEENWAAFGKCNNPNGHGHNYVVYVTVIGPIDPATHRGIDVGHLDAVVERAIVRRFDHHDLNLDPEFAERTTTGENLVLLIWDLLVKEIPEGRLEKVGVIETRDNYFEYSGPSTGTAMTRKAEHG, encoded by the coding sequence ATGACAGCACAGGCTTCCATCACCCGCCGCTACCGATTTTGCGCCGCGCATCGGCTTCATACCGAGCAACTTACGGCGGAAGAAAACTGGGCTGCGTTCGGGAAGTGCAACAATCCCAACGGGCACGGGCACAACTACGTCGTCTATGTGACGGTCATTGGTCCCATCGATCCAGCCACACATCGCGGGATTGACGTCGGGCACCTTGATGCGGTGGTGGAACGGGCCATTGTGCGGCGTTTCGATCATCACGATTTGAACCTCGATCCGGAGTTTGCCGAACGGACCACCACCGGAGAAAACCTGGTGCTCCTGATTTGGGATTTGCTCGTGAAAGAGATTCCCGAAGGTCGGCTTGAGAAGGTCGGCGTAATCGAAACGAGGGACAATTATTTTGAGTATTCGGGGCCGTCGACCGGAACGGCGATGACCAGGAAGGCGGAGCATGGCTAA
- the erpA gene encoding iron-sulfur cluster insertion protein ErpA — protein MITITQVAEQKIRELMAEEKDVVGLRIYVRGGGCHGYQYGMAFESKMADDDTVIEKGEVKVIMDSQSAPLLQGAEVDYVDSLQGSGFSIKNPQAKTTCGCGSSFSA, from the coding sequence ATGATTACGATTACTCAAGTGGCCGAGCAGAAGATACGGGAACTCATGGCCGAAGAAAAAGATGTGGTCGGGCTGCGGATTTACGTTCGTGGCGGCGGCTGCCACGGCTATCAATACGGCATGGCGTTCGAGTCCAAGATGGCCGATGACGACACCGTCATTGAGAAGGGCGAAGTGAAGGTCATCATGGATTCGCAGAGTGCGCCGTTGCTGCAGGGCGCCGAAGTCGATTACGTCGACAGCCTGCAAGGATCCGGGTTCTCGATCAAGAATCCCCAAGCGAAGACCACTTGCGGATGCGGCAGCTCATTCAGTGCGTAA
- a CDS encoding (2Fe-2S)-binding protein yields the protein MPRVSFLHSQGKCGEVDANLTLLDAAKALGFPLNHDCGGNASCTTCRVEVQIGGENLSEIDFDEQDLLDREALSEPWHRLGCQARVLGDVVVRVPETKWAEPTTAAPGEAGKKEVGLP from the coding sequence ATGCCGCGTGTGAGTTTCTTGCATTCGCAGGGGAAATGCGGCGAGGTGGACGCGAACCTCACGTTGTTGGATGCGGCAAAAGCTCTGGGCTTTCCGCTGAACCACGACTGCGGCGGCAATGCGTCTTGCACGACCTGTCGGGTCGAAGTTCAGATCGGCGGAGAGAATCTGTCCGAGATCGATTTCGACGAGCAAGACCTGTTGGACCGCGAGGCGCTGTCGGAGCCCTGGCATCGGCTCGGTTGTCAGGCGAGGGTGTTGGGCGATGTGGTCGTCCGAGTTCCGGAGACCAAGTGGGCGGAGCCGACCACGGCTGCGCCGGGCGAGGCCGGGAAAAAGGAAGTCGGGCTTCCGTAA
- the nuoF gene encoding NADH-quinone oxidoreductase subunit NuoF: MTLPQPRVLQKLDGAPWDIEPYLKAGGYEAWRKCLKELTPEDIVGEIKKAGLRGRGGAGFPTGTKWDKVLNHRVKERYFVCNAGEHEPGTFKDRELLKYIPHQLIEGCLIASRTVNAKASYIYVNHEYESEEANLRKAIQQARERGLLGKDILGTGIDLDLEVFSGHGSYVAGEETAMLESMQGRPAMPRQKPPFYPTDFGLYGKPTLVNNVETLCNIPKILRNGAAWFTQVGTEKCPGTMLFSLSGAVNRPGVYEMPMGVTIKDLIEQAGGGVPNGRKIKAVFPGGPAFSMVTADQLDLPMDFDSLKKAGTGLGSAGTIVIDDATCMVAATLKFSNFFKGESCGQCPPCRMGTLNLATIMDKIERGQGTEKDLESLLQLCGFVKGTGYCTLVTGAAVLVQSSLKLFRHEFEEHIRLQRCPYQPAKAEAGANA, encoded by the coding sequence GTGACCCTACCTCAACCACGGGTATTGCAGAAGCTTGACGGGGCACCCTGGGACATCGAGCCCTATTTGAAGGCGGGCGGCTATGAGGCCTGGCGGAAGTGTTTGAAAGAACTGACGCCGGAAGACATCGTCGGCGAAATCAAGAAGGCCGGCCTGCGGGGGCGTGGCGGCGCCGGGTTTCCCACCGGAACGAAGTGGGACAAGGTGCTCAACCACCGTGTGAAGGAACGGTACTTCGTCTGCAACGCCGGCGAGCACGAGCCGGGAACGTTCAAGGACCGTGAACTGTTGAAGTATATTCCGCACCAACTGATCGAAGGTTGTCTGATCGCGTCCCGCACCGTCAACGCCAAGGCCTCCTACATATACGTCAATCATGAATATGAGTCGGAGGAAGCCAACCTCCGCAAGGCCATTCAACAGGCCCGAGAGCGCGGGTTGCTCGGGAAAGATATCCTCGGGACTGGGATCGATCTGGACCTGGAAGTGTTTTCCGGGCACGGCAGCTACGTGGCTGGTGAAGAGACGGCGATGCTGGAATCGATGCAGGGTCGTCCTGCGATGCCTCGCCAGAAGCCCCCGTTCTACCCGACCGACTTCGGCCTGTACGGCAAACCCACTTTGGTGAACAACGTCGAGACGTTGTGCAATATCCCGAAGATCCTGCGAAACGGCGCAGCCTGGTTTACGCAGGTGGGCACGGAAAAGTGCCCCGGCACGATGTTGTTCTCGCTCAGCGGTGCGGTGAATCGCCCCGGCGTATATGAAATGCCGATGGGAGTCACGATTAAGGACTTGATCGAGCAGGCGGGTGGCGGCGTGCCGAATGGACGTAAGATCAAGGCAGTCTTTCCGGGAGGGCCCGCCTTCTCGATGGTGACCGCCGATCAGCTTGACCTGCCGATGGACTTCGATTCCCTCAAGAAGGCCGGAACCGGATTAGGGTCAGCCGGTACGATCGTCATCGACGATGCGACCTGCATGGTCGCGGCTACCCTTAAGTTTTCGAACTTCTTCAAAGGCGAAAGTTGCGGGCAATGTCCGCCTTGCCGAATGGGCACGCTCAACCTGGCGACGATCATGGATAAGATCGAGCGCGGGCAGGGGACCGAAAAAGACCTGGAGTCTCTGTTGCAGCTCTGCGGCTTCGTCAAGGGAACCGGCTATTGCACGCTGGTAACCGGCGCGGCGGTGCTGGTGCAGAGCAGCCTGAAGTTGTTCCGGCATGAATTCGAAGAGCATATCCGCCTGCAACGCTGTCCCTATCAGCCGGCGAAAGCTGAAGCGGGCGCCAACGCGTAG
- a CDS encoding urate hydroxylase PuuD yields MIVRWVHFLAGITWIGLLYFFNLINAGFLKSLDGPTKNIVIPKLMPAALNWFRHGATVTVLAGIILYFYLYAKGGTGAIALGIGGLLGIIMMGNVHGVIWPNQKKIIAAVSAAAQGTPAPAEMAQWGKTALIASRINFLLSIPMLFFMGAGSHFK; encoded by the coding sequence ATGATCGTCCGCTGGGTCCACTTCCTCGCCGGCATCACGTGGATCGGGTTGCTCTATTTCTTCAACCTGATCAATGCCGGTTTCCTGAAGAGTCTGGATGGACCGACGAAGAACATCGTCATCCCGAAGCTGATGCCGGCGGCGTTGAACTGGTTCCGCCACGGGGCCACCGTGACGGTTCTGGCCGGGATCATCCTCTACTTCTATCTCTATGCGAAGGGGGGAACGGGGGCAATTGCGTTGGGGATCGGCGGGCTGCTCGGTATCATCATGATGGGGAATGTGCACGGCGTGATTTGGCCGAATCAGAAGAAGATCATTGCCGCTGTCTCGGCAGCAGCCCAAGGTACCCCGGCACCGGCCGAAATGGCACAGTGGGGCAAAACTGCGTTGATCGCCTCGCGCATCAACTTCCTGTTGTCCATTCCCATGTTGTTTTTCATGGGAGCTGGCAGCCACTTCAAGTAA
- the mdh gene encoding malate dehydrogenase — MGRPKITVVGAGNVGGTAAQRLAEKNAYEVVLVDIVPGVPQGKALDITQAGPVCGYSTRVVGTNGYDETAGSSVAVITSGIPRKPGMSRDELLATNAKIVQSVVRELVSRSPDVILILVTNPLDAMVHVARQISGLPKSRVLGMAGVLDSARLRSFVAEELNVPGTDVEAMVLGGHGDTMVPLVRQTTVAGKPITERLSAERLQALIKRTQDGGAEIVGLLKTGSAFYAPSASAVDMVEAIMKDQKRVLPCAMLCEGEYGLKDVIVGVPVRLGRKGGEAIMEYDLTAEERKALETSAGAVRDLCAVVDRLLKA; from the coding sequence ATGGGACGACCGAAGATTACGGTAGTAGGTGCGGGCAATGTAGGCGGAACGGCTGCTCAGCGGCTGGCGGAGAAGAACGCGTATGAGGTCGTCCTGGTCGACATCGTCCCGGGGGTGCCGCAGGGGAAGGCGTTGGACATCACCCAAGCCGGTCCGGTTTGTGGCTACAGCACCCGCGTCGTCGGCACCAACGGCTATGATGAAACAGCCGGCTCGTCGGTGGCGGTGATCACCTCTGGTATCCCTCGCAAGCCCGGCATGAGTCGTGACGAGCTGCTGGCCACCAACGCCAAGATCGTGCAGTCAGTGGTCCGCGAGTTGGTGTCGCGCTCTCCCGATGTCATCCTCATCCTGGTCACCAACCCGCTGGATGCGATGGTGCATGTGGCGAGACAAATCAGCGGGCTGCCCAAGTCCCGTGTGCTCGGCATGGCCGGAGTGTTGGATTCGGCTCGGTTGCGGTCCTTCGTTGCTGAGGAATTGAACGTGCCGGGAACCGACGTCGAAGCGATGGTGTTGGGGGGCCATGGCGATACGATGGTGCCCTTGGTCCGCCAGACAACCGTTGCGGGCAAGCCGATCACGGAGCGACTGTCTGCGGAGCGACTGCAGGCCTTGATCAAGCGTACCCAGGACGGGGGCGCCGAAATCGTCGGACTGCTCAAGACCGGCAGCGCGTTTTATGCGCCCTCCGCTTCGGCCGTGGATATGGTTGAGGCGATCATGAAGGACCAAAAGCGCGTCCTCCCCTGCGCAATGCTGTGTGAGGGAGAATATGGATTGAAAGATGTTATCGTCGGCGTACCGGTCCGTCTCGGGCGGAAGGGCGGCGAGGCGATCATGGAATATGACCTGACGGCCGAAGAGCGGAAGGCGCTGGAGACTTCGGCGGGTGCGGTGCGGGACCTGTGCGCCGTAGTGGATCGCTTGCTGAAGGCTTAG
- a CDS encoding VWA domain-containing protein has protein sequence MASLAVQQRLRAQLADDLGSAADGLVQEIARVAPRPDTLEGLSLLLDELAEDAPKAARGAVAALPELQRRGVLREALAWIDFGVALAGSSGAVALRYFKESPVLLGVMDQAARPTVLAAALELADHDANVAWEFFRVSPELVTVLPPEAWPTWMAVASELAETDFTLAVEYVRQLAAIAPVLPVEEVRSWAALGLKLITQNSLGKPDYLGVLEYFRTSPAILADIPEPSVRPAVIRLSAQAAQQSPEAGIAILAEAPAIIRRLPTTEWRQDVLRYGVLVAERDADATLAYMRRSPELVALIGDAPGARDKFQAWFSAGMEVLEYSNEAGRAYFAVETEKALGAVSQALSGVPLRQVARRVKLFVEALCGRDVRIQEVPESLEPATQLTRATITDDGHGIGLPSLVRRYETYDENVRLYMVMAAHEAGHLEFGSFDLSTAVLEELAQTLAGRYAKPTTGSCLRLGELFSRYPQPGLIKDLWTVVEDARVEFLLRQEYPGLARDLAAVAKDAVATRSFSHGVTVREMVVDQLLLLSTSGPEAVAVPEPVKAEVEQLWSLFQEIYSPSATAESAVRLANRLYEEMDRLLARRVEMIQGEAESDDRNESLPAPRAAEDLSDTYRPMENWDYRGAMDPDLVRDRSDSAPQPATSGSQGDAESGGGLAGASGGGPSGAGTARSQQVSNEQLAPGRRQPSLVEEVLALEGERPRSDDQAPAGSHVVRYREWDAAIQDYRLNWCHVIEREAEEGSSDFVEQTLADQRGVVGILRRYFESLRPPGLRRVPGQADGEELDMDAAVGRVADLAAGMEPSDRVYVRREKRERDVAVAFLVDLSGSTSRQIEQGWRVIDVEKQGLVVLCEALTAIGDQFAVYGYSGQGRRQVDFIVIKDFDEAVTGRAGAKLGGIAPLHQNRDGAAIRHAAHKLLARQARTRLLIVLSDGRPLDDGYKDEYSLEDTRMALREARAQGIEPVCITVDREADPYVRRMYGDVRFVVIDRLEGLPEKLPRIYHRLTA, from the coding sequence ATGGCCTCCCTAGCCGTACAGCAACGACTTCGCGCGCAACTGGCCGATGACCTCGGGTCGGCGGCGGACGGCCTCGTGCAGGAAATCGCACGGGTGGCCCCACGTCCCGATACGCTCGAAGGGCTGTCCCTGCTGTTGGACGAGTTGGCCGAGGATGCCCCGAAGGCTGCCAGGGGCGCGGTTGCCGCGCTCCCGGAATTGCAGCGCCGCGGTGTGTTGCGCGAGGCCCTGGCATGGATCGATTTCGGGGTCGCGCTTGCCGGATCATCGGGAGCGGTGGCCCTGCGCTATTTCAAAGAAAGTCCTGTGCTGCTGGGGGTGATGGATCAAGCGGCGCGGCCGACGGTGCTGGCAGCTGCGCTGGAATTGGCCGACCACGATGCCAATGTGGCCTGGGAATTTTTTCGTGTCTCCCCCGAGTTGGTTACGGTGCTCCCGCCCGAGGCCTGGCCGACCTGGATGGCAGTTGCCTCCGAGCTGGCCGAAACGGATTTTACGCTTGCGGTCGAGTATGTCCGGCAGCTTGCGGCGATCGCTCCCGTGCTCCCAGTCGAGGAGGTGCGCTCCTGGGCAGCCCTGGGTTTGAAGTTGATCACCCAGAACAGTTTGGGCAAGCCGGACTATCTTGGGGTGCTGGAATATTTCCGGACGAGTCCCGCCATCCTAGCTGATATCCCTGAGCCCTCGGTGCGACCAGCAGTCATTCGTTTGAGCGCGCAGGCGGCGCAACAGTCGCCCGAAGCCGGAATTGCCATTCTGGCCGAGGCTCCGGCGATCATCCGACGTCTTCCTACGACTGAGTGGCGCCAGGATGTCCTGCGGTATGGCGTCTTGGTTGCAGAACGGGATGCCGACGCCACTTTGGCGTATATGCGCCGCAGCCCGGAATTGGTGGCCTTGATCGGAGACGCACCAGGGGCGCGAGACAAATTCCAGGCCTGGTTTTCCGCTGGGATGGAAGTGCTTGAATACAGCAACGAAGCGGGGCGCGCCTACTTTGCCGTTGAGACGGAAAAGGCGTTGGGTGCGGTTTCGCAGGCCTTGAGCGGGGTACCGCTGCGCCAGGTGGCCCGACGGGTGAAGCTGTTTGTCGAGGCCCTCTGCGGCAGAGATGTTCGCATCCAGGAAGTCCCGGAATCACTGGAGCCCGCGACGCAGCTTACCAGGGCCACGATTACGGACGATGGCCATGGGATCGGACTGCCGTCTCTGGTCCGCCGGTATGAAACATACGACGAGAATGTCCGCCTCTACATGGTGATGGCAGCCCATGAGGCAGGTCATCTCGAATTCGGCAGCTTCGATCTCTCCACGGCGGTGTTGGAAGAATTGGCCCAGACACTTGCTGGGCGATATGCCAAGCCGACAACCGGGTCCTGCCTGCGCCTTGGCGAATTGTTCTCCCGTTATCCTCAGCCGGGATTGATCAAGGATCTCTGGACGGTCGTGGAGGACGCGCGGGTCGAGTTCCTCTTGCGGCAGGAATATCCGGGTCTTGCGCGCGACCTTGCCGCCGTGGCGAAGGATGCCGTGGCCACACGGTCGTTTTCTCACGGAGTCACGGTGCGGGAAATGGTGGTCGATCAGCTGCTGCTCCTCTCGACGAGCGGACCTGAGGCAGTCGCGGTGCCGGAGCCGGTCAAGGCCGAGGTCGAGCAATTGTGGTCATTGTTTCAGGAGATCTACAGTCCGTCGGCGACGGCCGAGTCGGCAGTGCGATTGGCGAATCGTCTATATGAGGAAATGGATCGCCTCTTGGCACGGCGGGTCGAGATGATTCAGGGCGAAGCCGAGTCCGACGATCGGAATGAGTCTCTGCCCGCGCCGCGAGCAGCCGAGGACCTGTCGGACACCTACAGGCCGATGGAGAATTGGGACTACCGCGGCGCAATGGATCCTGATCTCGTGCGCGACCGCAGCGACTCGGCTCCACAGCCTGCCACGTCCGGATCCCAGGGGGATGCGGAGAGTGGGGGTGGGTTGGCCGGGGCGTCGGGCGGCGGGCCGTCCGGCGCAGGGACTGCGCGGTCGCAGCAGGTTTCGAACGAGCAGTTGGCGCCGGGGCGCCGACAGCCTTCGTTGGTGGAAGAGGTGCTGGCCCTGGAAGGGGAACGGCCCCGCTCAGATGACCAGGCGCCGGCCGGGTCCCATGTGGTTCGGTATCGGGAATGGGATGCGGCGATCCAAGATTATCGCCTGAACTGGTGCCACGTTATTGAACGGGAGGCGGAGGAAGGCTCATCCGATTTCGTCGAACAGACCTTGGCCGATCAACGCGGGGTCGTTGGAATTCTGCGACGCTACTTTGAAAGTCTTCGTCCGCCAGGGCTTCGGCGTGTGCCGGGACAAGCCGATGGCGAAGAACTGGACATGGACGCGGCTGTGGGACGGGTGGCCGATCTTGCGGCGGGGATGGAACCTTCCGATCGTGTCTATGTTCGCCGCGAGAAACGCGAACGGGACGTGGCGGTGGCGTTTCTGGTCGATCTCAGCGGGTCGACGAGCCGCCAGATCGAGCAGGGGTGGCGGGTGATCGATGTGGAAAAGCAGGGCCTTGTGGTACTCTGCGAGGCGCTGACGGCGATCGGCGACCAGTTTGCCGTCTACGGCTACTCCGGGCAAGGGCGCCGCCAGGTGGACTTCATCGTCATCAAAGACTTCGATGAGGCCGTGACCGGGCGCGCCGGTGCGAAGTTGGGGGGCATCGCACCGCTCCACCAAAACCGGGACGGGGCCGCCATTCGCCACGCCGCTCACAAGCTGCTGGCGCGCCAGGCCAGGACGAGGCTGCTGATCGTCCTCAGTGACGGTCGGCCGTTGGACGACGGATACAAGGACGAGTATTCGCTCGAAGATACCAGGATGGCCCTCCGGGAAGCGCGCGCCCAGGGCATCGAGCCGGTGTGCATTACGGTGGATCGCGAGGCAGACCCCTATGTCCGGCGGATGTACGGAGATGTACGCTTCGTGGTGATCGACAGGCTGGAGGGCTTGCCGGAGAAGCTGCCGAGGATTTACCATCGGCTCACCGCGTAG
- a CDS encoding ferredoxin:thioredoxin reductase, with protein MAEPSKESLEKMWKYVKGFAEKSGTAMHPNPAVSEAVVKGLAAHIDELGKPLCPCNFYPDKQAEAKLRRWMCACDEMQIYKYCHCLLFVREDGMPITEYLPEDHEGRQCYGLITDPTPDKGRALRHKAPLPMAPQASSPGDGTDQSEKS; from the coding sequence ATGGCCGAACCCAGCAAAGAATCGCTCGAGAAGATGTGGAAATACGTGAAGGGCTTCGCCGAAAAGAGCGGCACCGCCATGCATCCCAACCCTGCGGTAAGCGAGGCCGTCGTCAAGGGCCTGGCCGCTCATATCGATGAGCTAGGCAAGCCGCTCTGTCCCTGTAATTTCTATCCCGACAAACAGGCCGAAGCGAAGCTGCGCCGCTGGATGTGCGCGTGCGATGAAATGCAAATTTACAAGTACTGCCACTGTCTGTTGTTTGTTCGTGAGGACGGCATGCCGATCACCGAGTACCTTCCGGAAGATCATGAAGGGCGCCAGTGCTACGGACTGATCACCGACCCGACACCGGACAAGGGACGGGCACTCCGCCACAAGGCCCCCTTGCCGATGGCTCCGCAGGCCTCGTCACCCGGCGACGGAACAGACCAATCCGAGAAATCGTGA
- a CDS encoding M28 family peptidase, with protein sequence MTTPLTVRRGSAWLRSSLLLLLLGLPGCLQTMTPVRPDLLPVTSHEAQQLSSHVHSLASPTLEGRQPGTTGNLLAAAYIEQQFQAVGVKVFPSLGSYRQPIGPEIGDNVVGMLPASDASPNGRWIVLGAHFDHLGKGFLGADDNASALAILIETARRIAALTHISVAVLAFNSEEPPYFNTPRMGSEWFVQHLPPEIGDTTRIQAAIIMDLMGGVQWEPLKDTVFAIGAEKSPTLYRRLKESLPRNLALRVFPVGIHLVEEIPGRGHESFSDYHVFRNRQVPFLFLSTARTPRYHTTEDRADTLHYERMAATVDWLIRLLAAMDLDDAPYRFDPNGLEFADEIATFRSILTDATNPRSLIPGTSRWSLWKLNEEREWLHSPDALTPSSENQERLERISVRFQCLFADYSGCFTF encoded by the coding sequence GTGACGACGCCGCTGACAGTTCGGCGCGGCTCTGCGTGGCTCCGCTCCTCACTCCTTCTACTGTTGCTCGGTCTACCGGGCTGCCTGCAGACCATGACGCCCGTGCGGCCGGACCTCCTACCGGTCACCTCACACGAAGCCCAGCAGCTCTCGAGTCACGTCCACTCCCTCGCCAGTCCGACTCTGGAAGGACGGCAACCCGGCACGACCGGCAATCTTCTGGCGGCAGCCTATATCGAGCAACAGTTTCAAGCCGTCGGCGTAAAAGTTTTTCCCTCTCTCGGCAGTTACCGCCAACCCATCGGGCCCGAAATCGGCGACAATGTCGTGGGCATGCTTCCGGCATCCGACGCTTCACCCAACGGCCGATGGATCGTGCTCGGCGCCCATTTCGATCACCTCGGCAAGGGGTTCCTCGGCGCAGACGACAATGCCTCAGCCCTAGCGATCCTCATCGAAACCGCTCGGCGCATCGCGGCCCTCACTCACATCTCGGTCGCCGTGCTGGCCTTCAACAGCGAGGAACCGCCTTATTTCAACACCCCGCGGATGGGGTCCGAGTGGTTTGTTCAACACCTACCGCCGGAAATCGGCGACACCACCCGCATTCAGGCCGCCATCATCATGGACCTGATGGGGGGAGTCCAATGGGAGCCGCTGAAGGACACCGTCTTCGCCATCGGGGCGGAAAAAAGCCCGACCCTCTACCGGCGACTGAAGGAATCCTTACCTCGGAACTTGGCGCTCAGAGTGTTTCCGGTTGGGATTCACCTTGTGGAGGAGATTCCCGGACGAGGCCACGAAAGCTTCAGCGACTACCACGTCTTCCGCAACCGCCAGGTGCCGTTCTTGTTTCTGTCGACCGCCCGCACCCCTCGCTATCACACGACGGAAGACCGCGCGGACACGCTCCATTACGAACGGATGGCGGCGACGGTCGACTGGCTGATCCGGCTCCTGGCCGCAATGGACCTGGACGATGCCCCTTACCGGTTCGATCCGAATGGTCTCGAATTTGCGGATGAGATCGCGACTTTCCGGTCGATCCTTACGGACGCGACGAACCCACGCAGCCTGATTCCCGGGACCTCACGCTGGTCACTCTGGAAGTTGAACGAAGAGCGGGAATGGCTTCATTCACCCGACGCCCTAACGCCATCGAGCGAGAATCAGGAACGGCTGGAACGGATTTCGGTCAGGTTTCAGTGCCTATTCGCCGACTATTCAGGCTGCTTTACCTTCTAG
- a CDS encoding YggU family protein — MRDTAQGVLLSVHVQPRASSTGCVGLHGDAVKIRVAAPPSDGAANDELRRFLAQRCRVPLGAVELVAGAGSRQKRLMIRGVTAEQLRDLLLES, encoded by the coding sequence ATGCGGGACACGGCTCAGGGCGTGCTGCTCTCCGTGCACGTGCAGCCCCGGGCCTCATCCACCGGTTGCGTCGGTCTACATGGCGATGCCGTGAAAATTCGCGTGGCGGCACCGCCCAGCGACGGGGCGGCCAACGACGAACTGCGCCGCTTTCTCGCTCAGCGTTGTCGGGTTCCACTTGGGGCCGTCGAGTTGGTGGCCGGTGCCGGAAGTCGCCAGAAGCGCCTCATGATCCGCGGCGTGACCGCTGAACAACTTCGAGATCTGTTGTTGGAGTCGTGA
- a CDS encoding CbbQ/NirQ/NorQ/GpvN family protein has translation MSEQGSSAAKGQEREIDRYRIEREPFYADVRGEVGLFTIAAKTRMPVMLKGPTGCGKTRFVQHMAFRLGRPLITVACHEDLTASDLVGRYLLKGQETVWMDGPLTLGVKQGAIVYLDEIVEARKDTTVIIHPLSDDRRLLPIEKKGQVVEAVDDFMLVISYNPGYQSILKDLKQSTKQRFMAIEFDYPAPDVEARVVAHEAGVGADVAQRLVKVAGKIRNLKNHGLEEGVSTRLLIYAGTLIRQGVPPDQACDVALARPITDDPDMLRSILEVVKAVF, from the coding sequence ATGAGCGAACAGGGTTCCTCGGCAGCGAAAGGACAGGAGCGCGAGATCGATCGGTATCGGATTGAGCGCGAGCCGTTTTACGCCGACGTCCGCGGCGAGGTCGGGTTGTTTACGATTGCGGCAAAGACCCGTATGCCGGTCATGCTCAAGGGGCCGACCGGTTGCGGCAAAACGCGCTTCGTCCAGCACATGGCGTTCCGCTTGGGACGTCCGCTGATCACGGTGGCCTGCCACGAAGATCTCACGGCCTCCGACCTGGTCGGACGCTATCTTTTGAAGGGGCAGGAGACGGTCTGGATGGACGGACCTCTGACGCTGGGGGTCAAACAGGGCGCGATCGTATACCTCGACGAGATTGTCGAAGCGAGAAAAGACACGACCGTGATCATCCACCCCCTGAGCGATGATCGACGACTCTTGCCGATCGAGAAGAAGGGACAGGTTGTCGAAGCGGTGGACGATTTCATGCTAGTGATCTCGTACAATCCCGGCTATCAAAGCATCTTGAAGGACCTCAAGCAAAGTACCAAACAGCGGTTCATGGCGATCGAGTTCGATTATCCGGCTCCGGACGTGGAGGCCCGCGTCGTGGCGCATGAGGCCGGCGTTGGCGCGGATGTCGCGCAGCGGCTGGTCAAGGTCGCGGGAAAGATCCGGAACCTCAAGAACCATGGCTTGGAGGAAGGCGTCAGCACGCGGCTGCTGATCTATGCCGGGACCTTGATCAGGCAGGGGGTGCCGCCGGATCAGGCCTGCGACGTGGCTCTTGCCAGACCGATCACCGATGATCCCGACATGTTGCGAAGCATCCTCGAGGTCGTAAAGGCCGTATTCTAG